One region of Rhodocaloribacter litoris genomic DNA includes:
- a CDS encoding sugar-binding protein — protein MNRNVTTTMMALALVGTLGVTLRALGQPVPRVPQIFTFDALVDFDSLWTSYGAPVNFGYDPDTVSYPEGREYFVFFEYGDGDPGTRGKAVQVDWSLFTDQSWGGSNGLLYIRPDPGVSSPESPDPDAFFSQASLWDLSDFTHIHLRYKTLVPANAAATIRIKLHDASEGVGTEPSAVTEDWYTESGDVYTDASGEWKVWTVPLVDLGLPGQTVPAGGFSRPGCQAGGDPLQTSGCWSGLLGNGKLDLDKIGSLTIEFTGPQAGAANDSTLFGTIVFDELYVSGVRYELLGSFDDPGALAHWKNSNAGSYTLEATTDTTQGSGAIDLTYNLVGDQGWGGSVDIQRDLNAGQFFPDMTARTHLSLFYKVLEPASDPASVWVNLKLFDYSTGQKEEWHYSNVVNVLDDTTGQWRRLLLPLDGFAIPSWVGERGDETLNLDQIGGWQLQVQISEGASSSGRILFDRLTSYGERQTDFTPPEAVQGFDVLATQSYENLISWQDVPGESRETYTIYFSEAPIDSVSQPGVIVAASNLPEGTGIFTHRLFYPNDDTEVSYHYAITITDEAGNTSVPTMLPSPVTNLAKGLPTISMTPPANFAADGDLSEWSGTPIHLEPNGDFYGHVAQGFEINGPDDLSADVYLAVDNEALYVAVDVTDDAYFPVPDGVTSERWLYDGAELYIGLYDSRGPKHDRFMTGNEPDYKFYLYRQVFFRDGGSEVEAGSPDYAWARTDRGYVIEARIRFDAHAFDTAPLFQPKNGMRVPLDIVIMDNDVGGQAREGILTYSPDNDDNSWESPRYWFYTWIGDRFAVGTEPPGPDGVPTRFQVYANYPNPFSRTTWIRYDLPRPERVVVKVYNTLGQEVQTLVDQMQAAGTHELHFDASRLSAGLYFYQVRAGRHVATRSMVVVR, from the coding sequence ATGAACCGTAATGTTACCACCACGATGATGGCGCTGGCCCTGGTCGGCACCCTCGGTGTGACCCTGCGCGCCCTGGGGCAGCCGGTACCCCGCGTCCCCCAGATCTTCACCTTCGACGCCCTGGTCGACTTCGACAGCCTCTGGACCAGCTACGGCGCCCCGGTCAACTTCGGCTATGATCCCGACACCGTCTCCTACCCCGAAGGACGGGAATACTTCGTCTTCTTCGAGTACGGGGACGGGGACCCCGGCACGCGCGGCAAAGCCGTGCAGGTGGACTGGTCGCTCTTCACCGACCAGTCCTGGGGCGGCTCGAACGGCCTGCTCTACATCCGGCCCGATCCGGGCGTGAGCAGCCCCGAAAGCCCGGATCCCGACGCCTTCTTCAGCCAGGCCTCGCTCTGGGACCTGTCCGACTTCACCCACATCCACCTGCGTTACAAGACCCTCGTGCCCGCCAATGCGGCCGCCACCATCCGGATCAAGCTCCACGATGCAAGCGAGGGCGTCGGCACCGAGCCCAGCGCCGTGACCGAAGACTGGTACACCGAGTCGGGCGACGTCTACACCGATGCCTCGGGTGAATGGAAGGTGTGGACCGTGCCGCTCGTAGACCTCGGCCTGCCCGGCCAGACGGTCCCCGCGGGCGGGTTCTCCCGGCCCGGCTGCCAGGCCGGCGGCGACCCGCTGCAAACGTCGGGATGCTGGAGCGGCCTGCTCGGCAACGGCAAGCTGGACCTGGACAAGATCGGCTCGCTCACGATCGAGTTCACCGGGCCGCAGGCCGGCGCCGCCAACGACAGCACCCTCTTCGGCACCATCGTCTTCGACGAGCTGTACGTCTCGGGTGTGCGCTACGAACTGCTCGGCTCATTCGACGACCCCGGCGCCCTGGCCCACTGGAAAAACAGCAACGCCGGCAGCTATACCCTGGAGGCCACCACCGACACGACGCAGGGGAGCGGCGCCATCGACCTGACCTACAACCTGGTGGGCGATCAGGGCTGGGGCGGCAGCGTCGACATACAGCGGGATCTGAACGCCGGCCAGTTCTTCCCCGACATGACGGCCCGCACCCACCTGAGCCTTTTCTACAAGGTGCTCGAACCGGCCAGCGACCCGGCCAGCGTGTGGGTCAACCTCAAGCTGTTCGACTACAGCACGGGCCAGAAGGAAGAATGGCACTACAGCAACGTCGTCAATGTGCTGGACGACACGACGGGCCAGTGGCGGCGGTTGCTCCTGCCTCTCGACGGCTTCGCGATCCCGAGCTGGGTCGGCGAGCGCGGCGACGAAACACTGAACCTGGACCAGATCGGCGGCTGGCAACTCCAGGTCCAGATCTCGGAAGGGGCTTCCTCCAGCGGCCGGATCCTGTTCGACCGGCTCACCAGCTACGGGGAACGCCAGACCGACTTCACGCCGCCCGAGGCCGTGCAGGGCTTCGACGTGCTCGCAACCCAGTCCTACGAAAACCTGATCTCCTGGCAGGACGTGCCGGGCGAGAGCCGGGAGACCTATACCATCTACTTCAGTGAGGCTCCCATCGACTCCGTCTCCCAGCCGGGGGTCATCGTGGCCGCGAGCAACCTCCCGGAGGGCACGGGCATCTTCACCCACCGCCTCTTCTATCCGAACGACGACACGGAGGTCTCCTACCACTATGCCATCACCATCACGGACGAAGCGGGTAATACCTCCGTGCCGACGATGCTCCCCAGCCCGGTCACGAACCTGGCCAAAGGCCTGCCGACCATCTCCATGACACCGCCGGCCAACTTCGCGGCCGACGGCGACCTGAGCGAGTGGTCCGGCACGCCCATCCATCTGGAGCCGAACGGCGACTTCTACGGCCACGTCGCGCAGGGCTTCGAGATCAACGGCCCCGATGACCTCTCGGCCGACGTCTACCTGGCCGTCGACAACGAAGCCCTCTACGTGGCCGTGGACGTCACCGACGACGCCTACTTCCCCGTGCCCGACGGCGTCACCTCCGAGCGCTGGCTCTACGACGGCGCCGAACTCTACATCGGCCTCTACGACAGCCGCGGCCCCAAACACGACCGGTTCATGACCGGCAACGAACCCGACTACAAGTTCTACCTCTACCGGCAGGTCTTCTTCCGGGACGGCGGGTCGGAGGTCGAGGCCGGCTCGCCCGACTATGCCTGGGCCCGGACGGACCGGGGCTACGTCATCGAGGCCCGCATCCGCTTCGATGCCCACGCCTTCGACACGGCGCCGCTGTTCCAGCCGAAGAACGGCATGCGGGTGCCGCTCGACATCGTCATCATGGACAACGACGTCGGCGGGCAGGCCCGCGAAGGCATCCTGACCTACTCGCCCGACAACGACGACAACTCCTGGGAATCGCCGCGGTACTGGTTCTACACCTGGATCGGCGATCGCTTCGCCGTCGGCACGGAGCCGCCCGGGCCGGACGGCGTGCCCACCCGGTTCCAGGTCTATGCCAACTACCCCAACCCGTTCTCGCGTACCACCTGGATCCGGTATGACCTGCCGCGACCGGAACGGGTGGTGGTCAAGGTCTACAACACCCTCGGCCAGGAGGTGCAGACGCTCGTCGATCAGATGCAGGCGGCCGGTACGCATGAACTGCACTTCGACGCCTCGCGCCTGTCGGCCGGGCTGTATTTCTACCAGGTCCGGGCCGGGCGGCACGTCGCGACGCGGTCGATGGTGGTGGTGCGGTAG
- a CDS encoding endo-1,4-beta-xylanase, whose protein sequence is MKRLRRLGWLVLAGLLCLPAYGQAWREEALARIEQYRKGTLRVRVLDTEGRPVPGAGVHARMIRHAFGFGTAVNFGLVMGSGYNPTYRALLEDLTGDGRSFNRATPENALKWPSWESEWPISNRRKIDVINWLRAKGYDIRGHTLLWPDWQWLPGDLEDNRNDPAYIRDRIREHVFALAEHRDIRGKLAAWDVVNEPAHLTALRDVFQSWPDYEVGEDLYTEVFNWAREADSTARLFVNEYNIINNYANEQSTRNYYKAIINRLLARGAPLGGIGIQGHLSAPLPSMTQVEAALDEMAVFGLPLAITEYDVRGVSEEAEAAYLEDFLTLIFSHPAVESFVMWGFWDGAHWRDNAPLFRTDWSLKPSGEVFLDLVFDRWWTDTTGVTDAEGVWEMRGFLGDYDLEVQAGEATGATTFRLASHDDTTVVEIVLPRVLSRERGAETPDRWMHVEAVAPNPFRDGTWLRYRLERPATVSLAVYDLLGRRVYALHADRPAGRHQVRIDGARWPAGLYLYHLQAGTERITGRLVKTH, encoded by the coding sequence GTGAAACGACTTCGTAGACTGGGATGGCTGGTCCTGGCCGGCCTGCTCTGCCTGCCCGCCTACGGGCAGGCCTGGCGGGAGGAGGCCCTGGCACGCATCGAACAGTACCGGAAGGGAACGCTCCGGGTGCGGGTGCTCGACACCGAGGGCCGGCCGGTGCCCGGTGCCGGGGTGCACGCGCGCATGATCCGCCACGCCTTCGGTTTCGGCACGGCCGTCAACTTCGGGCTGGTGATGGGCTCCGGCTACAACCCGACGTACCGGGCCCTGCTCGAAGACCTCACGGGCGACGGGCGCAGCTTCAACCGCGCCACCCCCGAGAACGCTCTCAAATGGCCCTCCTGGGAATCCGAATGGCCGATCTCGAACCGGCGCAAGATCGACGTGATCAACTGGCTGCGGGCCAAGGGCTACGACATCCGGGGCCATACCCTTCTGTGGCCGGACTGGCAGTGGCTGCCCGGTGACCTGGAGGACAACCGGAACGACCCGGCCTATATCCGGGACCGGATCCGCGAACACGTCTTCGCACTGGCCGAGCACCGGGACATCCGGGGCAAACTGGCAGCCTGGGATGTGGTCAACGAGCCGGCGCACCTGACCGCGCTGCGGGACGTGTTCCAGAGCTGGCCGGATTACGAGGTGGGTGAAGACCTCTATACCGAGGTGTTCAACTGGGCCCGGGAAGCCGACTCCACGGCACGCCTGTTCGTCAACGAATACAACATCATCAACAACTACGCGAACGAGCAGTCCACCCGAAACTACTACAAGGCGATCATCAACCGCTTGCTGGCCCGGGGCGCTCCGCTGGGCGGGATCGGCATCCAGGGGCACCTGAGCGCCCCGCTCCCGAGCATGACCCAGGTCGAAGCTGCCCTGGACGAGATGGCCGTGTTCGGGTTGCCCCTGGCCATCACGGAATATGACGTCCGCGGTGTCTCGGAAGAGGCGGAAGCCGCGTACCTGGAGGATTTCCTCACCCTGATCTTCAGCCATCCGGCCGTCGAGAGCTTCGTGATGTGGGGGTTCTGGGACGGCGCGCACTGGCGCGACAACGCCCCGCTTTTCCGGACGGACTGGAGCCTGAAACCCTCCGGCGAAGTGTTTCTGGACCTGGTCTTCGACCGGTGGTGGACGGATACGACGGGCGTGACGGATGCGGAGGGCGTGTGGGAGATGCGCGGCTTTCTGGGGGACTACGACCTCGAAGTGCAGGCCGGAGAGGCCACCGGGGCGACGACCTTCCGCTTGGCGAGCCACGACGACACGACCGTCGTGGAGATCGTGCTGCCGCGGGTGTTGTCCCGCGAGCGCGGCGCCGAAACCCCGGACCGGTGGATGCACGTCGAAGCCGTGGCCCCCAACCCCTTCCGGGACGGCACGTGGTTGCGGTACCGGCTCGAACGCCCGGCGACGGTCTCGCTGGCCGTCTATGACCTGCTGGGGCGCCGCGTCTATGCCCTGCATGCCGACCGGCCTGCCGGCCGGCACCAGGTGCGGATCGACGGCGCCCGCTGGCCCGCCGGCCTCTACCTCTACCACCTGCAGGCCGGCACGGAGCGGATCACCGGCCGCCTGGTCAAGACGCACTGA
- a CDS encoding peptidylprolyl isomerase: protein MRVWNILLGCGLCLATLVPPVHAQPDRAGVPELTPVGRAWIDSRQTNAPADSLVLARILGYEITVGRFNKSYVEYLIRSGRNDTPANRRRHLDLIVDTYLLAGEARRLGYDEQPDFRAYMDRQIKLAVGARYVEKHFSDSLPPPSEAEIREAFRRSKETVALRHLFFRDPAAAGAAYERLRAGEDFVALANEVFQTPAFDSTAGYLGFARYADLDDAVAAVAETLRVGAVSPPVRSRFGWHILRVEERLYQPLLAESEYLYRRKGIAARLRIRRLRLEGDRFIRRLMEGLDVRVDEQAARELVQAVQAAIRPETVPPPEVTVSDEEVEAVRRALTPETVLLTYTLDGTVQAFTVADYAHWLPVLPYREVRYRPMASVGRALRNEVLGRLGLAEGLDRDPRVRETVQFLANAYLGDTLRRTQRP from the coding sequence ATGCGCGTGTGGAACATCCTGCTCGGTTGCGGTCTCTGCCTGGCGACGCTGGTGCCGCCCGTGCACGCCCAGCCGGACCGGGCCGGCGTACCGGAGCTGACGCCGGTCGGCCGCGCGTGGATCGACTCCCGGCAGACCAACGCGCCGGCCGACTCCCTGGTGCTGGCCCGAATCCTCGGATATGAGATCACGGTCGGCCGTTTCAACAAGTCCTACGTCGAATACCTGATCCGCTCCGGCCGAAACGACACCCCCGCCAACCGTCGCCGGCATCTGGACCTGATCGTCGACACGTACCTGCTGGCCGGAGAGGCCCGGCGCCTGGGCTACGACGAGCAGCCGGACTTCCGGGCCTACATGGACCGCCAGATCAAGCTGGCCGTCGGGGCCCGCTACGTCGAAAAGCACTTCTCCGATTCGCTGCCGCCGCCCTCCGAGGCGGAGATCCGCGAGGCGTTCCGGCGCAGCAAGGAGACGGTGGCCCTCCGGCATCTCTTCTTCCGGGACCCCGCTGCCGCCGGGGCGGCCTACGAGCGGTTGCGGGCCGGCGAGGATTTCGTGGCGCTGGCCAACGAGGTCTTCCAGACGCCGGCCTTCGACTCGACGGCCGGCTACCTGGGCTTCGCACGCTATGCGGATCTGGACGACGCCGTCGCCGCGGTGGCCGAGACGCTGCGGGTCGGCGCTGTCTCGCCGCCGGTGCGTTCGCGCTTCGGCTGGCACATCCTGCGCGTGGAGGAGCGCCTGTATCAGCCGCTGCTGGCCGAGTCGGAGTACCTGTACCGGCGCAAAGGCATCGCCGCGCGGCTCCGGATCCGGCGGCTCCGCCTGGAGGGCGACCGGTTCATCCGCCGGCTGATGGAGGGCCTCGACGTGCGGGTGGACGAGCAGGCGGCCCGGGAACTGGTGCAGGCGGTTCAGGCGGCGATACGGCCGGAGACCGTCCCGCCCCCGGAGGTCACTGTCTCGGACGAGGAGGTCGAAGCCGTACGCCGGGCGCTGACGCCCGAGACGGTGCTGCTGACCTATACCCTCGACGGCACGGTGCAGGCCTTCACCGTGGCCGACTATGCCCACTGGCTGCCGGTGTTGCCGTACCGTGAGGTGCGGTATCGCCCGATGGCCTCGGTGGGGCGGGCGCTGCGCAACGAGGTGCTGGGCCGCCTGGGCCTGGCCGAGGGGCTCGACCGGGATCCCCGGGTGCGCGAGACCGTGCAGTTCCTGGCCAACGCCTACCTCGGCGATACCCTCCGGCGAACGCAGCGGCCCTGA
- a CDS encoding NADP-dependent isocitrate dehydrogenase yields the protein MNTTHAPHIQDAPSTETTTPTPVTIAYGDGIGPEIMEATLRILDAARAPLTYDVIEVGKSVYERGHTSGIAPEAWQTIRRNRVFLKAPITTPQGGGYKSLNVTIRKTLNLYANVRPSKSYAPFVMSLHPGMDLVIIRENEEDLYAGIEHRQTPEVAQILKLITRPGSERIIRYAFEYARAYGRRKVTCMTKDNIMKITDGLFHRVFDEVAAEYPDLEAEHQIIDIGAARVAAQPEQFDVIVTLNLYGDILSDIAAQIAGSVGLAGSANIGDEVAMFEAVHGSAPDIAGKDVANPSGLLVAATQMLVHLGLGEVAGRIKNAWLRTLEDGIHTADIYRPGLSHREVGTRQFTQAVIDRLGEQPRRLQPVQYRPGGIRVAARSHPRPEKTLVGVDAFIDWDEEGRDPNVIGGRLEAAAGTAGWRLKMITNRGVKVYPEGLPETFCTDHWRCRFLPAHDGPATFPDVLSLLKALHEAGFEVIKTEHLYTFDGERGYSLGQGE from the coding sequence ATGAACACCACGCACGCCCCGCATATCCAGGACGCCCCCTCCACCGAGACGACCACCCCGACGCCGGTCACCATTGCCTATGGTGACGGCATCGGGCCCGAGATCATGGAGGCGACGCTCCGGATCCTCGACGCCGCCCGCGCCCCGCTGACCTACGACGTCATCGAAGTCGGCAAGTCCGTCTACGAGCGGGGGCACACCTCCGGCATCGCGCCGGAAGCGTGGCAGACGATCCGGCGCAACCGGGTCTTTCTGAAGGCGCCCATCACCACGCCGCAGGGGGGCGGCTACAAGAGCCTCAACGTCACGATCCGCAAGACGCTCAACCTGTACGCCAACGTCCGGCCCTCGAAGTCGTACGCGCCGTTCGTGATGTCCCTGCACCCCGGCATGGACCTGGTCATCATCCGGGAGAACGAGGAAGACCTCTACGCCGGGATCGAGCACCGGCAGACCCCGGAGGTGGCCCAGATCCTGAAGCTCATCACCCGGCCGGGGTCGGAGCGCATCATCCGCTACGCCTTCGAATACGCCCGCGCCTACGGCCGCCGCAAGGTGACCTGCATGACGAAGGACAACATCATGAAGATCACCGACGGGCTGTTCCACCGGGTCTTCGACGAGGTCGCGGCGGAATACCCGGACCTCGAGGCCGAGCACCAGATCATCGACATCGGGGCGGCGCGCGTGGCGGCCCAGCCCGAGCAGTTCGACGTCATCGTCACGCTCAACCTCTACGGCGACATCCTCTCCGACATCGCCGCGCAGATTGCCGGCTCGGTGGGGCTGGCCGGCTCGGCCAACATCGGGGACGAGGTGGCCATGTTCGAGGCCGTGCACGGCTCGGCGCCCGACATCGCCGGCAAGGACGTGGCCAACCCCTCGGGGCTGCTGGTGGCCGCCACGCAGATGCTCGTGCACCTCGGGCTGGGCGAGGTGGCCGGGCGCATCAAGAATGCCTGGCTCCGCACCCTGGAAGACGGCATCCACACGGCGGACATCTACCGGCCGGGCCTGAGCCATCGCGAGGTGGGCACGCGGCAGTTCACGCAGGCCGTCATCGACCGCCTCGGCGAGCAGCCCCGGCGGCTGCAACCCGTCCAGTACCGGCCCGGCGGCATCCGCGTCGCGGCCCGGTCCCATCCCCGCCCGGAGAAGACGCTCGTCGGCGTCGATGCGTTCATCGACTGGGACGAGGAAGGGCGCGACCCGAACGTCATCGGCGGGCGCCTCGAGGCCGCGGCCGGCACGGCCGGCTGGCGGCTGAAGATGATCACCAACCGGGGCGTGAAGGTCTACCCGGAAGGACTGCCCGAGACGTTCTGCACCGACCACTGGCGCTGCCGCTTCCTCCCGGCCCACGACGGCCCGGCGACGTTCCCGGACGTGCTCTCCCTGCTGAAGGCGCTCCACGAAGCCGGCTTCGAGGTGATCAAGACGGAGCACCTCTACACGTTCGACGGCGAGCGGGGCTACTCGCTCGGGCAGGGAGAATAG
- a CDS encoding sugar phosphate isomerase/epimerase family protein, protein MGRPVTLFTGQWADLPLETLAEKAASWGYDGLELACWGDHFDVHRALEDDAYCQGRHDLLARYGLKVWAISNHLVGQAVCDPIDARHRAILPPHVWGDGDPEGVRRRAAEEMKATARAAARLGVQVVNGFTGSGIWHLLYSFPPVDPATLDEGFADFAARWNPILDVFDEVGVRFALEVHPTEIAFDVVTAERALEALGHREAFGFNFDPSHLGYQGVDYIVFLERFADRIYHVHMKDVWWSATPRLSGVFGGHLPFGDRRRFWDFRSLGRGSIDFEEIIRMLNRIGYDGPLSVEWEDSGMHREHGAAEACDFVRAVDFRPSDVAFDAAFAETADD, encoded by the coding sequence ATGGGACGACCCGTCACGCTTTTCACCGGCCAGTGGGCCGACCTGCCGCTGGAAACCCTCGCCGAGAAGGCCGCTTCGTGGGGCTATGACGGCCTCGAACTCGCCTGCTGGGGCGACCACTTCGACGTGCACCGGGCCCTGGAGGACGACGCCTACTGCCAGGGCCGGCACGACCTGCTGGCCCGCTACGGCCTGAAGGTCTGGGCCATCTCGAACCACCTCGTCGGGCAGGCCGTCTGCGACCCGATCGATGCGCGGCACCGGGCCATCCTGCCGCCGCACGTCTGGGGCGACGGAGACCCCGAAGGGGTGCGCCGCCGCGCCGCCGAGGAGATGAAGGCCACCGCCCGCGCCGCCGCCCGCCTGGGCGTGCAGGTGGTCAACGGCTTCACCGGCAGCGGCATCTGGCACCTGCTCTACAGCTTTCCCCCCGTCGACCCCGCCACGCTCGACGAAGGATTCGCCGACTTTGCCGCCCGCTGGAACCCCATCCTCGACGTCTTCGACGAGGTGGGCGTGCGCTTCGCGCTGGAGGTGCACCCCACCGAGATCGCCTTCGACGTCGTCACGGCCGAGCGGGCGCTCGAAGCACTGGGCCACCGCGAGGCCTTCGGCTTCAACTTCGACCCGAGCCACCTCGGCTATCAGGGCGTGGACTACATCGTCTTCCTCGAGCGCTTCGCCGACCGCATCTACCATGTCCACATGAAAGACGTGTGGTGGTCTGCCACGCCGCGCCTCTCGGGCGTCTTCGGCGGGCACCTCCCCTTCGGCGACCGCCGCCGGTTCTGGGACTTCCGCTCCCTCGGGCGCGGCAGCATCGACTTCGAGGAAATCATCCGGATGCTCAACCGTATCGGCTACGACGGCCCGCTCTCGGTCGAGTGGGAAGACAGCGGCATGCACCGCGAGCACGGCGCCGCCGAGGCGTGCGACTTCGTCCGCGCCGTCGACTTCCGCCCCTCGGACGTGGCCTTCGACGCCGCCTTCGCCGAGACCGCCGACGACTGA
- a CDS encoding sensor histidine kinase has product MIDVFHALRTRTLTRDLLLGTTFTIVAVVTLSGLLMYAYSIQRHAEALKHEADDLSTQLAKLLAQPLWNVNPEGAAQIGRVYAARTNVVYLHIVDEEGRLIFEFTLPAEARTNDVIQRTRPIMHNGYAVGTVTLALSLTRMQAENRAILTALSLTGLLLIVALLGLILWVFRRFLHRPLTLLAENLHHIARGDYSQRLALLGLADLDAIIQAVNTMTTAIQERDERLHRINEELEARVAQRTSELEEKNAALEIVNAELERFTYTVSHDLKTPLVTIKGFLGLLERDIATGNTARIREDLQHIGNAADRMQQLLEDLLELSRAGRLMNPPAAVPLHEPVRQALEQVGTHHHRVTFDVPPELPTVWADRDRLAEVFQNLIENAIKFMGDQPAPRVEIRATCNAHEVLCSVRDNGIGIDPAYHENIFELFNRLDPNVEGTGVGLAVVKRIIEGHGGRIWVESEGRGHGACFRFTLPIPPEDAPPAGRDAGR; this is encoded by the coding sequence GTGATCGACGTGTTTCACGCCCTGCGCACCCGTACGCTGACGCGGGACCTGCTCCTCGGCACCACCTTCACCATCGTGGCCGTGGTGACCCTCTCGGGCCTCCTCATGTATGCCTATTCCATCCAGCGACACGCCGAGGCCCTCAAGCACGAGGCCGACGACCTGAGCACCCAGCTGGCCAAATTGCTGGCTCAACCGCTCTGGAACGTCAACCCGGAAGGAGCGGCACAGATCGGCCGGGTCTACGCGGCACGTACCAACGTGGTCTACCTGCACATCGTGGACGAGGAGGGACGCCTCATCTTCGAGTTCACCCTCCCGGCTGAAGCACGGACGAACGATGTCATTCAGCGCACCCGCCCTATCATGCACAACGGGTACGCGGTCGGCACGGTGACGCTGGCCCTGTCGCTGACCCGCATGCAGGCCGAAAACCGGGCCATCCTCACAGCGCTCTCCCTGACCGGACTGCTCCTGATCGTCGCTCTCCTAGGCCTGATTCTCTGGGTGTTCCGTCGCTTTCTGCACCGCCCCCTGACCCTGCTGGCGGAAAACCTCCATCACATCGCCCGGGGCGACTATAGCCAGCGCCTCGCTCTCCTCGGCCTGGCCGACCTCGACGCCATCATACAGGCCGTCAACACCATGACGACTGCCATCCAGGAGCGCGACGAACGCCTGCATCGTATCAACGAAGAACTCGAAGCACGCGTGGCGCAACGCACAAGTGAACTGGAGGAAAAGAACGCGGCCCTGGAGATCGTCAATGCGGAACTCGAACGGTTTACCTACACCGTCTCGCACGACCTGAAGACGCCCCTCGTGACCATCAAGGGCTTTCTCGGCCTGCTCGAGCGCGACATCGCCACCGGCAACACGGCGCGTATCCGGGAGGACCTGCAGCACATCGGCAACGCCGCGGACCGGATGCAGCAATTGCTGGAAGACCTGCTCGAACTCTCCCGGGCCGGCCGGCTGATGAATCCACCGGCGGCCGTACCCCTGCACGAACCCGTCCGGCAGGCGCTCGAACAGGTGGGCACCCACCACCACCGCGTCACGTTCGACGTGCCCCCGGAGCTACCCACCGTGTGGGCCGACCGCGACCGCCTCGCCGAGGTCTTTCAGAACCTGATCGAAAACGCCATCAAGTTCATGGGCGACCAGCCAGCGCCGCGCGTCGAGATCCGGGCCACGTGCAACGCACATGAGGTCCTGTGCTCGGTCCGGGACAATGGCATCGGGATCGACCCGGCCTACCACGAAAACATTTTCGAGCTGTTCAATCGCCTTGATCCGAATGTGGAAGGCACCGGGGTGGGGCTGGCCGTGGTCAAACGGATCATCGAGGGGCACGGCGGGCGCATCTGGGTCGAATCCGAAGGCCGGGGGCACGGTGCCTGCTTCCGTTTCACGCTGCCGATCCCCCCGGAAGACGCCCCGCCCGCCGGCCGGGACGCAGGCCGATGA
- a CDS encoding substrate-binding periplasmic protein, with the protein MPPSVCRALCLLVALAFGTSVARTQPLVVRHIAPDARTGAGNQYFVELLDLALQKAGKPYRREVSTLDLYQGRALFRLQKGQDLDVVWTMTSAEREAMPGIRPIRFALQQGLIGYRLLLVNAADTARFCALDDPAELKRLAAGQQHDWPDTQILQANGFRVETAPTYEALFRMLQRRRFDYFPRSVLEIWGEAARHADQGLVVDRCLLIQYPAAVYFFVREGDDELAERLETGLRRALADGSFNALFEKYYGNVLARARLKERRRFTLENLLLPPGTRIDPPSFLR; encoded by the coding sequence ATGCCGCCTTCTGTTTGCCGGGCCCTGTGCCTGTTGGTCGCTCTGGCATTCGGGACCTCGGTGGCCCGGACCCAGCCGCTGGTGGTCCGCCACATCGCCCCGGATGCGAGAACCGGCGCCGGAAACCAGTACTTCGTCGAACTGCTCGACCTGGCGCTTCAGAAAGCCGGCAAGCCGTACCGGCGCGAGGTGAGCACCCTGGACCTGTACCAGGGACGGGCCCTGTTTCGCCTGCAGAAGGGACAGGACCTGGACGTCGTCTGGACGATGACCTCCGCCGAGCGTGAGGCCATGCCCGGCATCCGTCCCATCCGCTTCGCGTTGCAGCAGGGCCTCATCGGGTACCGGCTCCTGCTCGTCAACGCCGCCGACACGGCCCGCTTCTGCGCCCTCGATGACCCCGCCGAATTAAAACGGCTGGCGGCCGGGCAGCAGCACGACTGGCCCGACACCCAGATCCTGCAGGCCAACGGTTTCCGTGTCGAAACGGCCCCGACCTACGAGGCGCTCTTCCGCATGCTCCAGCGGCGGCGCTTCGATTATTTTCCCCGCTCGGTTCTCGAGATCTGGGGCGAGGCGGCCCGGCACGCCGATCAGGGGCTGGTGGTAGACCGCTGCCTGCTCATCCAGTACCCCGCCGCCGTCTATTTCTTCGTGCGGGAGGGAGACGACGAACTGGCCGAGCGCCTGGAAACAGGACTGCGCCGTGCCCTGGCTGACGGCTCCTTCAATGCCCTGTTCGAAAAATACTACGGAAACGTGCTGGCCCGTGCGCGCCTGAAGGAGCGACGTCGCTTCACGCTGGAGAACCTCTTGTTGCCACCCGGCACCCGGATTGACCCGCCGTCCTTCCTCAGGTGA